One segment of Triticum aestivum cultivar Chinese Spring chromosome 2A, IWGSC CS RefSeq v2.1, whole genome shotgun sequence DNA contains the following:
- the LOC123190043 gene encoding alpha-taxilin, with the protein MEGSPATRLPEADALPDGFVESSSADQAQPVSSAPASAAAGPLHPALGPDHEGAARADGEQTLGAPSTPADAADALRSLSMAAAASEPERAPEQQGPAADIGGAKDAMKESFVVEQSEPLANPKDSGEPKRKVVKRNSKLEKDKELLQLAQRYHGVVAERDAAIAVKEKLESLCREFQRQNKMLKEECQRVSTEGQNFRMEMSDKFENAMKAVSVKLEEQKNECIAQFEENNSLRNKLKDLADQYNIIQQKYAHQLKEKTLELELADLKIQQHQAKAAQEHAQMVLYAEQVSQLVTTEKNLRVQLAADGEKFQQFQDALSKSNEVFETYKEMEQMVKAIKDFRKQNEAPKNKCENSDIALVKLIEEREVMKKQLDKYKNQKDKLESLCRSLQAERKQSPSVSIPNDASNQEDVTSQKQSPSSSIPDDASNQEDVTSQQPEV; encoded by the exons ATGGAAGGCTCGCCGGCGACGCGTCTCCCCGAGGCCGACGCGCTCCCCGATGGCTTCGTCGAGAGCTCCTCCGCCGACCAGGCCCAGCCAGTCTCCTccgcccccgcctccgccgccgccggtccCCTGCATCCCGCCCTCGGCCCTGATCACGAGGGCGCCGCCCGCGCCGACGGCGAGCAAACCCTAGGCGCTCCATCCACCCCCGCCGACGCCGCCGATGCCCTGCGGAGTCTCTCTATGGCCGCCGCCGCTTCGGAGCCGGAGCGTGCCCCCGAGCAGCAGGGGCCCGCCGCAGACATAGGAG GTGCCAAAGATGCAATGAAGGAGAGCTTTGTGGTAGAGCAATCGGAACCGCTGGCCAATCCAAAG GATAGTGGCGAGCCAAAGCGTAAGGTCGTGAAGCGGAACAGTAAGCTAGAGAAGGACAAGGAGTTGTTGCAACTTGCCCAGAGGTACCATGGAGTGGTAGCGGAGAGGGATGCAG CCATTGCAGTTAAAGAAAAATTAGAATCTCTTTGTAGAGAATTTCAGCGTCAAAACAAAATGTTAAAG GAAGAGTGCCAAAGGGTGTCAACAGAGGGGCAGAACTTTCGGATGGAGATGTCCGACAAATTCGAGAATGCTATGAAG GCTGTCAGTGTCAAGCTTGAGGAGCAGAAAAACGAATGCATTGCTCAGTTTGAAGAGAACAATTC GCTGAGAAATAAACTCAAAGACCTTGCTGATCAATATAATATCATTCAGCAGAAATATGCTCATCAG CTGAAAGAAAAGACGCTGGAACTTGAGCTTGCTGATCTGAAAATTCAACAGCATCAAGCGAAAGCAGCTCAAGAACATGCCCAAATGGTATTGTATGCTGAGCAAGTTTCTCAACTTGTCACTACTGAGAAGAACCTGCGGGTGCAGCTAGCTGCTGATGGTGAAAAATTTCAGCAGTTTCAG GATGCCCTGTCAAAAAGCAATGAAGTGTTCGAAACTTACAAGGAGATGGAACAG ATGGTGAAGGCGATAAAAGACTTCAGGAAGCAAAATGAAGCCCCGAAGAACAAGTGTGAGAATTCAGATATTGCTCTTGTGAAGCTCATTGAGGAG CGTGAGGTGATGAAGAAGCAACTAGACAAATATAAGAATCAAAAGGACAAACTCGAGTCCCTGTGCCGGTCGCTGCAGGCAGAAAGGAAACAAAGCCCATCTGTCAGTATTCCTAATGATGCCTCTAACCAAGAAGATGTTACAAGTCAGAAACAAAGCCCATCTTCCAGTATTCCTGATGACGCCTCTAACCAAGAAGATGTTACAAGTCAGCAGCCAGAGGTATAG